From Nitrospirota bacterium, a single genomic window includes:
- a CDS encoding DUF1957 domain-containing protein, producing the protein MPKGYLALVLHAHLPFVRHPEHQSFLEERWLFEAITETYIPLIKFFDRLVDENVPFRLTLSVSPSLLGMLEDELLQERYERHLERLIELTARELERTRHEPHFHYLAGMYRVLFEEARDIFAVRYGRRLSRAFRRFHEHGSLELITTTATHALLPLIASQPKQVEAQVVTGKEYFESVFGFAPPGIWLPECGFFRGLDALLAREGFRYFFVESHGLEQASTTPLYGVHAPLYTPAGVAAFGRDRGSTKQVWSAREGFPGDPVYREFYRDIGHDLDFHYIRPYIAGDIRVDTGIKYHRVTGPTSWKEPYHPEAARERAAQHAGVFLHQRMSHVQYLDSVMETAPIVTAPFDAELFGHWWFEGPQWLNFLIRKAAYDQNVLELTTPSAYLERHPVHQVGAPCTSTWGHKGYFEAWLNGKTDWIYPYLYECGHRLETLVQKHGREGVSPLLDRALRQCMRELLLAQSSDWPFIINNGTSTEYATRRVKDHVARFNFLATGIEKSAVNEEYLMALEEMDNLFPEVDYRFFR; encoded by the coding sequence GTGCCTAAGGGCTATCTGGCGCTGGTCCTCCATGCCCATCTGCCCTTCGTGCGCCATCCGGAGCACCAGAGCTTCCTCGAGGAGCGCTGGCTCTTCGAGGCGATAACGGAGACCTACATTCCCCTTATCAAGTTCTTCGACAGGCTCGTGGATGAGAACGTCCCCTTCAGGCTCACCCTCTCGGTCTCTCCCTCGCTGCTGGGCATGCTTGAGGACGAGCTTTTGCAGGAGCGGTACGAGCGCCACCTGGAGAGGCTCATAGAGCTGACCGCGAGGGAGCTGGAGCGGACCCGGCATGAACCGCATTTCCATTATCTGGCGGGCATGTACAGGGTGCTCTTCGAGGAAGCCAGGGACATTTTCGCGGTCCGCTACGGGCGGCGGCTCTCCCGGGCGTTCCGGCGGTTCCATGAGCACGGCTCCCTGGAGCTCATCACCACCACGGCCACCCATGCCCTCCTGCCCCTCATCGCCTCTCAGCCCAAACAGGTGGAAGCCCAGGTGGTCACGGGGAAGGAGTACTTCGAAAGCGTTTTCGGTTTTGCTCCCCCGGGCATATGGCTTCCGGAGTGCGGGTTCTTCAGGGGGCTCGACGCCCTTCTCGCCAGAGAGGGGTTCCGGTATTTTTTCGTGGAGTCCCACGGGCTGGAGCAGGCCAGCACGACCCCCCTGTACGGGGTCCATGCGCCTCTGTACACGCCCGCGGGGGTGGCCGCCTTCGGCCGGGACCGGGGCAGCACCAAGCAGGTCTGGTCGGCCCGGGAGGGTTTTCCGGGGGACCCGGTCTACAGGGAGTTCTACCGGGACATCGGGCATGACCTGGATTTCCACTACATCCGTCCCTATATCGCCGGGGACATCCGGGTGGACACCGGCATAAAGTATCACCGGGTTACCGGTCCTACCTCGTGGAAGGAGCCGTACCATCCGGAGGCTGCCAGGGAGCGGGCGGCCCAGCACGCGGGGGTTTTCCTCCACCAGAGGATGTCCCACGTGCAGTACCTGGACTCCGTGATGGAGACCGCGCCCATCGTCACGGCCCCCTTTGACGCCGAGCTTTTCGGCCACTGGTGGTTCGAAGGTCCCCAGTGGCTCAATTTTCTCATCCGAAAGGCCGCCTATGACCAGAACGTCCTCGAGCTGACCACGCCCTCGGCCTATCTGGAGCGGCATCCCGTCCACCAGGTGGGCGCGCCGTGCACCTCGACTTGGGGGCACAAGGGGTACTTCGAGGCCTGGCTAAACGGGAAAACGGACTGGATTTACCCCTACCTTTATGAGTGCGGCCACCGGCTGGAAACCCTTGTGCAGAAGCACGGCAGGGAAGGGGTCTCGCCGCTTCTGGACCGGGCCCTCCGGCAGTGCATGCGGGAGCTGCTCCTGGCGCAGAGCTCCGACTGGCCCTTTATCATCAACAACGGCACGTCCACGGAGTATGCGACCCGCCGGGTGAAGGACCATGTGGCCCGGTTCAACTTCCTGGCGACGGGAATCGAAAAGAGCGCCGTAAACGAGGAGTACCTCATGGCCCTGGAGGAGATGGACAACCTCTTCCCCGAGGTCGACTACCGGTTTTTCCGCTGA
- a CDS encoding glycine--tRNA ligase subunit alpha, whose protein sequence is MDFQEMIFRLDRFWSERGCVVLQPYDTEVGAGTFHPATFFRVLGPEPWRTAYVQPSRRPTDGRYGENPNRLQHYYQYQVIVKPSPADSQGLYLESLKALGVDPLEHDIRFVEDDWESPTLGAWGLGWEVWLDGMEITQFTYFQQVGGFDLKPVSLELTYGLERIGMYLQGVENVFRLRWNGDITYGDIFHMNEVEGSRYNFDLSDPEMLMERFVAYERECVRLNAEGLVGPAYDYCLKCSHVFNLLDARGAISVTERTAFIARVRTMAKLCAEAYVRQREEMGFPLLRGKDAR, encoded by the coding sequence ATGGATTTTCAGGAGATGATATTCCGGCTCGACCGTTTCTGGTCGGAGCGGGGGTGCGTGGTCCTTCAGCCCTACGACACGGAGGTGGGGGCGGGGACTTTCCATCCGGCCACGTTCTTCCGGGTGCTCGGTCCCGAGCCCTGGAGGACCGCCTACGTGCAGCCCTCCCGGAGGCCTACCGACGGGCGCTACGGGGAGAACCCCAACAGGCTTCAGCACTACTACCAGTACCAGGTTATCGTCAAGCCCTCGCCGGCCGATTCCCAGGGGCTGTACCTGGAGAGCCTGAAGGCCCTGGGCGTGGACCCCCTGGAGCACGACATCCGGTTCGTGGAGGACGATTGGGAGTCCCCCACCCTGGGGGCCTGGGGCCTGGGCTGGGAGGTCTGGCTCGACGGGATGGAGATTACCCAGTTCACCTATTTCCAGCAGGTGGGGGGATTCGACCTGAAGCCCGTAAGCCTGGAGCTTACCTACGGCCTGGAGCGCATCGGGATGTACCTGCAGGGCGTGGAGAACGTCTTTCGTCTCCGCTGGAACGGCGATATTACCTACGGCGACATCTTCCACATGAACGAGGTGGAGGGCTCCCGGTATAATTTCGACCTCTCCGACCCCGAGATGCTCATGGAGCGGTTCGTGGCCTACGAGAGGGAGTGCGTCCGGCTGAACGCGGAGGGCCTTGTGGGCCCCGCCTACGATTACTGCCTGAAGTGCTCCCACGTCTTCAACCTCCTGGACGCCAGGGGGGCCATATCCGTCACCGAGCGGACCGCCTTCATCGCGCGGGTCCGCACCATGGCAAAGCTCTGCGCGGAGGCCTACGTGAGGCAGCGGGAGGAGATGGGCTTTCCACTGTTGAGGGGGAAAGATGCCCGATAA
- the glyS gene encoding glycine--tRNA ligase subunit beta gives MPDNRPVLLEIGSEEIPARFLPGALASLKELAERTFAEYGIGLSGVLSYATPRRLAVVVQGVPPRQEDRVREVFGPPARAAFAEDGSPTKAALGFARSQGVEPSSLVVKHKDKGEYVAAVIEEKGRAVRELLPEALKRIVLSLHFPKSMRWGQGTMRFVRPVHWLLALYGEDTVSFEIDGIRSGNTTRGHRFLSPGEVAITHPDAYPGTLEENRVVVDLPARIERIAQGAGELARSVQGSPVMDEELLSIVACLVEYPFPVVAGFERKYLELPDELLVAVMEGHQKYFPVAGPEGSLLNHFIVVSNTRAENADTVRKGAERVIKARFDDARFYFEEDRKRTLQSRVEDLKQVTFHERLGSVHRKTMRLAAAARGIAGRLFPGKEEQAARAATLAKTDLITGVVREFPELQGVMGSYYAVHDGEDDEVARALREQYLPAFSGDRVPGTEVGVCVSLADRMDNVAAFFSIGITPTGSEDPFALRRQALGVIAILTERGLDVSVEDLLELSLQALGHVEDGQRVREDVLRFFEQRMEALLQGKGHEYDLVQSVLGLSTRVSPGNLYGRLHALTEVRSEPWFDDFLTAAKRVRNITAPVGALPPVREALFQADEERALAAALETVSELVLAATGRGDYRSALRALEGLVAPINTFFDRVLVMEKDESLKQNRLALLRGIWTLLSTIADVSHLKERA, from the coding sequence ATGCCCGATAACCGGCCCGTCCTCCTCGAGATAGGCTCGGAGGAAATCCCCGCGCGCTTTCTCCCGGGCGCCTTGGCCTCCCTGAAGGAGCTTGCCGAAAGGACCTTCGCCGAATACGGCATCGGTCTGAGCGGCGTGCTCTCCTACGCCACCCCGCGGCGGCTGGCCGTCGTTGTGCAGGGCGTCCCGCCCAGGCAGGAAGACCGGGTGCGGGAAGTCTTCGGCCCGCCGGCCAGGGCCGCTTTCGCCGAGGACGGCTCTCCCACCAAGGCCGCCCTGGGTTTCGCGCGCTCCCAGGGTGTGGAGCCTTCGAGCCTCGTGGTCAAGCACAAGGACAAGGGGGAGTACGTGGCCGCGGTCATCGAGGAGAAGGGCAGGGCGGTGCGGGAGCTTTTGCCGGAGGCCTTGAAGCGGATTGTCCTTTCGCTTCATTTTCCCAAGTCCATGCGCTGGGGCCAGGGGACGATGCGGTTTGTCAGGCCCGTGCACTGGCTTCTTGCCCTGTACGGGGAGGACACCGTTTCTTTCGAGATAGACGGTATAAGAAGCGGAAACACCACCCGGGGGCATCGCTTTCTCTCTCCGGGAGAGGTTGCGATAACCCATCCGGACGCCTATCCGGGAACGCTCGAGGAAAACCGTGTGGTGGTGGACCTGCCGGCGCGCATCGAGCGCATCGCTCAGGGGGCCGGGGAGCTTGCCCGGTCCGTGCAGGGCTCGCCGGTCATGGACGAGGAGCTTTTGTCCATCGTGGCCTGCCTCGTGGAGTATCCGTTCCCGGTCGTCGCCGGCTTTGAACGGAAGTACCTGGAGCTTCCCGACGAGCTTCTCGTCGCGGTGATGGAGGGCCACCAGAAGTACTTTCCGGTGGCGGGGCCCGAGGGCTCGCTGCTCAACCATTTCATCGTGGTGAGCAACACCCGGGCCGAGAACGCCGATACGGTGAGGAAGGGAGCGGAGCGGGTCATCAAGGCGCGGTTCGACGACGCCCGCTTCTACTTTGAGGAGGACCGGAAGCGGACCCTTCAGAGCAGGGTGGAAGATCTGAAGCAGGTCACCTTCCATGAGCGCCTGGGCTCGGTGCATCGGAAGACGATGCGGCTGGCCGCCGCGGCTCGGGGGATTGCCGGGCGGCTCTTCCCGGGTAAGGAGGAGCAGGCCGCACGGGCCGCCACGTTGGCGAAGACCGACCTCATCACGGGCGTGGTGCGCGAGTTCCCCGAGCTTCAGGGCGTCATGGGGAGCTATTATGCCGTGCACGACGGCGAGGACGACGAGGTGGCCCGGGCTCTCCGGGAGCAGTACCTGCCTGCTTTCTCGGGCGACCGGGTGCCCGGGACGGAGGTGGGAGTCTGTGTGAGTCTGGCTGACCGGATGGATAACGTGGCCGCCTTTTTCTCCATCGGCATCACGCCCACCGGTTCGGAGGACCCCTTCGCCCTGAGGAGGCAGGCCCTGGGGGTGATAGCCATCCTCACGGAGAGGGGGCTTGACGTCTCCGTCGAGGACCTCCTTGAGCTTTCCCTGCAGGCCCTGGGGCACGTGGAGGACGGCCAGCGGGTGCGCGAGGACGTCCTCAGGTTCTTCGAGCAGAGGATGGAGGCCCTCCTTCAGGGCAAAGGGCACGAGTACGACCTGGTGCAGTCGGTCCTCGGGCTTTCCACCCGGGTCTCCCCGGGAAACCTCTACGGGAGGCTTCACGCCCTTACGGAGGTCCGGAGCGAGCCCTGGTTCGACGATTTCCTCACCGCGGCCAAGCGCGTCCGGAACATCACCGCCCCGGTCGGCGCACTGCCGCCGGTGAGGGAGGCCCTTTTTCAGGCGGACGAGGAGCGCGCCCTCGCGGCGGCTCTGGAAACGGTTTCGGAGCTGGTTCTTGCCGCCACGGGCCGGGGCGACTACCGCTCCGCCCTCCGGGCCCTGGAAGGCCTTGTCGCGCCCATCAATACGTTTTTTGACCGCGTGCTCGTCATGGAGAAGGACGAGAGCCTGAAGCAGAACCGTCTGGCTCTCCTGAGGGGAATCTGGACCCTCCTCAGCACCATAGCCGACGTCTCCCACCTGAAAGAGAGGGCCTGA
- a CDS encoding TetR/AcrR family transcriptional regulator, translated as MKRRPARDRILEAALKVFSRNGYLGATTREIARQAGVAELTLFRHFQTKEGLFDSVLKESSVLPALKELMPRAEELPYRDALALIARSFLDRLVERADLVRILHSEVHLYPEKVREIHRRFMQEVYDTITRYFRGLQRKGALGEFDPYLGARAFLGMFFAHFQTLKFLPPRSLGRLNQERLIKEYVDIFVHGTLRNERR; from the coding sequence GTGAAGCGCAGGCCGGCACGGGACAGGATACTGGAAGCGGCGCTCAAGGTATTTTCGCGAAACGGGTATCTGGGGGCGACGACCCGCGAGATAGCGCGACAGGCCGGGGTGGCCGAACTCACGCTGTTCAGGCATTTCCAGACCAAGGAAGGCCTTTTCGACAGCGTGCTGAAGGAGTCGTCGGTCCTTCCCGCCCTGAAGGAGCTCATGCCGCGGGCCGAGGAGCTCCCGTATCGGGACGCGCTGGCTCTCATCGCGCGGAGCTTTCTCGACCGCCTCGTGGAACGCGCAGACCTTGTGCGCATATTGCACAGCGAGGTGCATCTGTATCCCGAGAAGGTGCGCGAGATACACCGGAGGTTCATGCAGGAGGTCTACGACACGATAACCCGGTATTTCAGGGGCCTGCAGCGAAAGGGCGCACTCGGGGAGTTCGACCCGTACCTTGGGGCGCGCGCATTTCTCGGGATGTTCTTCGCCCATTTTCAGACGCTCAAGTTCCTACCGCCCCGGAGTCTCGGGCGGCTGAACCAGGAAAGGCTCATAAAGGAATACGTCGATATCTTCGTACACGGCACCCTTAGAAACGAGAGGCGATGA
- a CDS encoding HlyD family secretion protein, translating to MEEQKLPGNNHRKKRAALAVAALAFLAGGIALLGYLHYKAYHISTDDAFIDGDVYTITSRVSGTVESVPVDDNQRVKEGDVLVELDPRDYALGVQQAEAALRSSRAKLKELQAKVQVARLTLKEAEGAKEAARADRELKQATLRKAEQDLRRAEALLKEEVLPRERYDSAVTACDVARADVTAASERLRQAGAALDAKRAVVAQAASEVESQHSKIAEQAVALAAARLSLSYTTITAPASGYVTRSGVEKGNRVSAGQPLMAVVDLDNVWITANYKETQVGKMKPGQSVVFEVDAWPDVQFKGTVQSIMAGSGSAFSVFPPENATGNYVKVVQRIPVKIMPEKGAFREHTPRVGMSVVPVVNVR from the coding sequence ATGGAAGAGCAGAAACTACCGGGCAATAACCACAGGAAGAAGCGCGCCGCCCTGGCCGTGGCGGCCCTGGCCTTCCTGGCCGGGGGCATAGCCCTCCTGGGCTATTTGCATTACAAGGCATATCACATCTCGACCGATGACGCTTTCATAGACGGCGACGTCTATACCATCACCTCCAGGGTCAGCGGTACCGTCGAGTCCGTCCCGGTCGACGACAACCAGCGCGTCAAAGAGGGCGATGTCCTTGTGGAGCTTGACCCAAGGGACTATGCATTGGGCGTCCAGCAGGCGGAAGCCGCGCTCAGGTCCTCCAGGGCCAAGCTCAAGGAACTCCAGGCCAAGGTGCAGGTCGCACGCCTGACCCTCAAGGAGGCCGAGGGCGCGAAGGAGGCGGCACGCGCCGATCGGGAGCTGAAACAGGCAACCCTTCGGAAGGCGGAGCAGGACCTGCGGAGGGCGGAAGCGCTGTTGAAGGAGGAGGTTCTGCCGAGGGAAAGGTATGACAGCGCCGTGACGGCGTGCGACGTCGCGCGCGCGGACGTTACGGCGGCTTCGGAGAGGCTGCGCCAGGCCGGAGCAGCCCTGGACGCCAAGCGTGCCGTGGTCGCGCAGGCCGCCTCGGAGGTCGAATCGCAACACTCCAAGATTGCGGAGCAGGCCGTGGCGCTGGCGGCCGCCCGCCTTTCGCTGAGCTATACGACCATAACCGCCCCCGCCTCGGGCTACGTAACCCGAAGCGGGGTAGAGAAGGGCAACCGGGTCAGCGCGGGCCAGCCTCTGATGGCGGTGGTGGACCTGGACAACGTCTGGATAACCGCCAATTACAAGGAGACCCAGGTGGGCAAGATGAAGCCGGGGCAGTCCGTGGTGTTCGAGGTGGACGCCTGGCCGGACGTCCAGTTCAAAGGCACCGTGCAGAGCATCATGGCGGGCTCCGGGTCCGCCTTCTCCGTCTTTCCCCCCGAGAACGCCACGGGCAATTACGTGAAGGTCGTGCAGCGCATCCCCGTGAAGATAATGCCGGAGAAGGGTGCGTTCCGCGAGCATACGCCCCGCGTCGGCATGTCGGTAGTGCCGGTGGTCAACGTGCGATAG
- a CDS encoding DHA2 family efflux MFS transporter permease subunit produces the protein MADGQTETGAARPGGPEDEGVSSFSKWIVALTVMLPTLIEIIDTSVVNVSLDHIRGALSAGIDEATWTITAYLVSNAMVIPMSGWLSRLLGRKRYQLGSIGIFTLGSFMCGSAWSLQSLIFFRVLQGLGGGGLVPVSQSILLEAFPKKQHGTAMALFGMGAMFGPIAGPLLGGWITDNWSWRWIFYVNIPIGILSIVMNGIVIKDPPYMKRQRMKIDYVGLLLLAIGLGSLQYVLDKGQNEDWFGSSLIVALSIVSFVAITFLVINELYVEHPIINLRLFKRRTFLSGNLIMFFVFFNLFGSIVLLPIFLQTLMGYTSFYAGLVLGPGGVVTLMAMPLAGVLIQRTSPKRVLAAGIILCSYTTFMMSQFNLQTDFWSFVWPRMTLGLGMGLTFIPLTTTTLSPVPKENMGEATSLYNLLRNMGGSVGIAFTSTMVARRTQLHQSRLGDNLSPFDVPYRIAHDKIAAGLAAKGLDPGAAGHVMYGELVKQASTLAFNDAFLLISVMMLCTLVLVPLMRRPPVGRGAPPGGH, from the coding sequence ATGGCTGACGGACAGACGGAAACGGGGGCGGCCCGGCCCGGTGGGCCCGAGGACGAGGGGGTATCCTCTTTCAGCAAGTGGATAGTGGCCCTGACGGTCATGCTCCCGACGCTCATCGAGATAATAGACACCTCCGTCGTCAACGTCTCTCTCGACCACATCCGAGGCGCCCTTTCGGCGGGCATAGACGAGGCCACCTGGACGATAACCGCCTATCTGGTCTCCAACGCCATGGTCATACCCATGTCGGGCTGGTTGAGCCGCCTTTTGGGCCGGAAGCGCTACCAGCTGGGCTCCATCGGCATATTCACGCTGGGCTCCTTCATGTGCGGGTCGGCCTGGAGCCTCCAGAGCCTGATATTCTTCCGCGTCTTGCAGGGCCTGGGAGGCGGCGGGCTGGTGCCGGTAAGCCAGTCCATACTGCTTGAGGCCTTCCCCAAAAAGCAGCACGGAACAGCCATGGCGCTTTTCGGGATGGGGGCGATGTTCGGCCCCATAGCCGGGCCCTTGCTCGGAGGCTGGATAACGGACAACTGGAGCTGGCGATGGATATTCTATGTAAACATCCCTATCGGCATCCTCTCGATTGTCATGAACGGCATCGTCATAAAGGACCCGCCGTACATGAAGCGGCAGAGGATGAAGATAGACTACGTGGGGCTTCTGCTGCTGGCCATAGGGCTGGGCTCGCTGCAGTACGTGCTGGACAAGGGGCAGAACGAAGACTGGTTCGGCTCTTCGCTCATCGTGGCCCTGAGCATCGTCTCGTTCGTGGCGATTACGTTCCTGGTGATAAACGAGCTTTACGTGGAGCACCCCATAATCAACCTCAGGCTCTTCAAGAGAAGGACCTTCCTGAGCGGCAACCTTATCATGTTTTTCGTCTTCTTCAACCTGTTCGGAAGCATCGTGCTCCTGCCGATATTCCTGCAGACGTTGATGGGCTACACGTCGTTCTACGCGGGGCTGGTGCTGGGGCCGGGGGGCGTCGTCACGCTCATGGCCATGCCCCTGGCCGGGGTGCTCATACAGAGGACGAGCCCCAAGCGGGTGCTCGCGGCAGGGATAATACTCTGCTCGTATACCACCTTCATGATGTCCCAGTTCAACCTCCAGACGGACTTCTGGAGCTTCGTCTGGCCGCGCATGACCCTGGGGCTGGGGATGGGCCTGACGTTCATCCCGCTTACCACGACCACGCTCTCGCCGGTGCCCAAGGAGAACATGGGCGAGGCCACCTCGCTGTATAACCTGCTGAGGAACATGGGCGGGAGCGTCGGCATAGCGTTCACCTCCACGATGGTCGCCCGAAGGACCCAGCTTCATCAGAGCAGGCTCGGGGACAACCTCAGTCCCTTTGATGTGCCTTACCGGATTGCACACGACAAGATAGCGGCAGGACTTGCCGCAAAGGGCCTGGACCCCGGAGCGGCGGGCCACGTCATGTACGGAGAGCTCGTCAAGCAGGCCTCGACCCTCGCCTTCAACGACGCCTTTCTGCTGATATCGGTCATGATGCTGTGCACGCTTGTTCTCGTGCCGCTGATGCGCCGCCCGCCGGTCGGACGGGGTGCGCCCCCGGGGGGGCATTAG
- the cydB gene encoding cytochrome d ubiquinol oxidase subunit II: MEFQIIWFILWGVLWAAYFALDGYDFGAGMLQRFVARNDAERRVVINSIGSFWDGNEVWLVTAGGATFAAFPTTYALMFSYLYSALFLILLALIFRGVAFEFRGKAESAGWRRGWDAAIFLGSFLPALLFGVAFGNIFRGLPMDAEGYHGTLLTLLNPYGLLTGALFLALFVEHGALWLSVKTAGPVSERAQKVAAKGWYVLLGVAVVFLGATAFATDLYANYLAGPAWFVVPLVAVLSLLAIKVFTSMGRHLAAFFASGATILAVVFTGLVGLYPNLIPSSIDPAYSLTAFNSSSSGYTLKVMTVVAVIFVPIVVAYQIWMYRIFRRKVSAEDVLKDTEAY; this comes from the coding sequence ATGGAATTTCAGATCATATGGTTCATCCTCTGGGGCGTTCTCTGGGCCGCGTACTTTGCCCTGGACGGCTACGACTTCGGCGCCGGAATGCTTCAGCGCTTCGTCGCACGAAACGATGCCGAGCGCCGCGTGGTCATCAACAGCATCGGCTCGTTCTGGGACGGAAACGAAGTCTGGCTCGTCACCGCAGGGGGAGCGACCTTCGCGGCATTTCCCACGACCTATGCCCTCATGTTCAGTTACCTGTACTCCGCGCTCTTTCTCATTCTCCTGGCCCTCATCTTCCGGGGCGTCGCCTTCGAGTTCCGGGGCAAGGCCGAAAGCGCAGGCTGGCGCAGGGGATGGGACGCGGCGATATTCCTTGGAAGCTTTCTTCCGGCGCTCCTTTTCGGCGTGGCCTTCGGCAACATCTTTCGGGGCCTGCCCATGGATGCCGAGGGCTACCACGGCACCCTCCTGACTCTCCTGAACCCTTACGGGCTTTTGACGGGTGCCCTTTTCCTCGCCCTTTTCGTCGAGCACGGCGCCCTCTGGCTGTCGGTGAAGACCGCCGGCCCCGTCAGTGAGCGGGCCCAAAAGGTAGCGGCAAAGGGATGGTACGTGCTTCTCGGCGTGGCCGTAGTCTTTCTCGGCGCAACGGCGTTTGCCACCGACCTCTACGCAAACTACCTGGCCGGCCCCGCCTGGTTCGTCGTTCCCCTGGTGGCCGTCCTCTCGCTTCTTGCCATAAAGGTCTTCACATCGATGGGGCGCCATCTGGCCGCCTTCTTCGCCTCCGGTGCGACGATTCTGGCCGTGGTCTTCACCGGGCTTGTGGGCCTTTACCCGAACCTCATCCCTTCAAGCATCGACCCGGCCTACAGCCTTACGGCCTTCAACTCCTCGTCCAGCGGCTATACCCTCAAGGTCATGACGGTGGTGGCTGTCATCTTCGTGCCCATCGTGGTCGCCTATCAGATATGGATGTACAGGATATTCCGTCGGAAGGTGAGCGCCGAGGACGTCTTGAAGGACACGGAGGCATACTGA